Below is a window of Agrobacterium vitis DNA.
GACCGCCAGCCCCCATTCAGGACTGGCGGTATATCTTAGATACTGTTTCGAGGTCGAGGCAGAACGCAGGGCATTTCCAGCGCCTCAGAGACCTTCACGAAAACGGTATTGGGTTACTTGAAAGCGTCTTTCACCTTGCCGACGGTGGACTGGACCTTGCCAGCAGCCTTATCCATCTTGCCTTCGGCTTCCAGATTCTTGTTACCGGTCACTTTGCCAGCAACTTCCTTGACGCTACCCTTGGCTTGATTAGCGGCACCTTCAATGCGATTCTTGTCCATAGTTTTCGTCCTTCTCTTAATTAAGGAAGACCGTCCTTGGTGTTCCAGCAGAGAAACGTGCAGCCGGAAAAATTGTTCACCAGTCATTAAAAGAAATTGTCACTCCCCAGCTCGCTACAGCAGGGTAAAACATTGCAGGCGCCACCAATGAGTGCAATCAAATCTCTCCATATGAAAGATGAATTCAAAACTAGCCACAAGGAAAGCGGCACTCGCTTACAGAATATATCTTGAGTTTATAAAGAAGGATTGTGGGACGAATCCAAAAATTTGAAGCGATGATTGCGGCCAGACGTAGAATATTCCATCATTTTTTAAGATGATGGCATTTAAGGCAAAAATTATGCTGTCAATGCAATATATTGCATCATGATTCCTGCGTTCTATAAACCACACGGTGCGGTGAGCGCAGGACGTCACACCCGGCAGAATTTGCTTGTGCTCCTATTAAATCTTCTTTTTCAGAGCATTTCCCAAGGGTAAATCTCAAATTTCGATCATTTCATATATTCCTGAAATTTTGACATATTTTTTTAATTATTACCTATTATTACAGTTTTTATCTATGACAAGAGAAAACTACACCATGAATGTCATGTATATCGCATCGAAAAATCCCGCCCAACATCTGGTTATCGCGGGGGGAATTGTGATATTTTTGGCATTGACGATCTGGTCCGAGGTTGCAAACTGGACGGCTCAGGTGTCGCGGATGAATTCTTATCTCGCGCAAACCGCAAGAGCGATTGCCCAGCATACAGACGATGTCATTGAGGTGGCCAAGCAACCTTTGGCTGGGCTGGTCTTAGAGGTGGAAGAAAACAACAATAGAAGCGTTTTGCAGAGCCTTGACCTGGTTCGCAGGATGCGTGAGCTTATCAAGACGTCCCCCTATTTGCGTAGTTTGGCCTATATCGGCCCAGACGGTCGGTTGATTGAGTCGACCTCCGATCCGTTTTCATCGGGTCTCGATCTTTCAAAACGGGCTTATTTCAACATCCATGAAGTCTCTGATGAGCGAAAGCCGCTTGTCGATGGTCCCTATCAAAGCCCGTTAACCAAAGATTGGTTCATCAGCCTGTCCCAGCGAGTGAATGATAATCGGGGACAATTTGCGGGCGTCATGGTGGCAACCATTGATGTCGAAAGCTTCATCCGGTTTTTCCGCAGCTTCAACATGTTGGACAACAGTGCCTTCGCGATGATGGATGGCACCGGCCGGGTTCTGGTGCGTGCGCCACTGGATGCGACAGCGATGGGCACCAGCGTCGCCAATTCGGCTTTGTACCGAAACGCTATTTCGACAAACAACATCGGAAACTTTCAATATACATCTCGCTTTGACGGCATATTGAGAACATCTGGATATTATAGAAGCAGCAATACGCAGATCACCGTGCTTGTCGCTGTCTCCAAAAAAGCGATCCTGTGGTATTGGATAGACATCAGCAAACCCCGATGGATCTGTTTCCTCGTCGCATTGATGGTTGCCTGCGCCTTGGGCATCCGCCTGAGACGGCAATGGGCCGTGAAGCGCCGCGACGAGATGATTATTGCTGCACGGGAAGCGGAATTTCGCCTGATTGCCAATGCCTCATCCGACTTGATCGAAAAGCTGGATGACAA
It encodes the following:
- a CDS encoding sensor domain-containing diguanylate cyclase, whose translation is MNSYLAQTARAIAQHTDDVIEVAKQPLAGLVLEVEENNNRSVLQSLDLVRRMRELIKTSPYLRSLAYIGPDGRLIESTSDPFSSGLDLSKRAYFNIHEVSDERKPLVDGPYQSPLTKDWFISLSQRVNDNRGQFAGVMVATIDVESFIRFFRSFNMLDNSAFAMMDGTGRVLVRAPLDATAMGTSVANSALYRNAISTNNIGNFQYTSRFDGILRTSGYYRSSNTQITVLVAVSKKAILWYWIDISKPRWICFLVALMVACALGIRLRRQWAVKRRDEMIIAAREAEFRLIANASSDLIEKLDDNGIREYVSAAAKSVLGVEADTIVGRSVLDEHDAEARQYWSEALVNIAAGSSIERLVFRRTKKNGETAWLETVVTRVRSFDVSSGMVAVTRDVTSQRLLQEELDRLANTDELTQLSNKRHFNRQLKSLSAEARTVGNPLSLLVVDVDKFKLFNDTYGHLPGDNCLRKISTEIAAAIRPGTDLAARYGGEEIVILLPGKTASQAHQVGEEIRQRIAALGIIHQKNLPWGHVTVSIGVAEQSPEHDETGEALFVKADKCLYTAKNAGRNKVVSLDESLSAAAA
- a CDS encoding CsbD family protein, giving the protein MDKNRIEGAANQAKGSVKEVAGKVTGNKNLEAEGKMDKAAGKVQSTVGKVKDAFK